CGGCACGGTGGTCACCGGCACCGTGCTGTCGGGCGCCGTGCGGCCGGGCGATGCGCCGGTGCTGTCGCCCGACGGCACGCCGGTGCGGGTGCGTTCGCTGCAGCGCCACGGCCAGGCCACCGATCGGGCCGAGGCCGGCGAGCGCTGCGCGCTGGCGCTGGCCGGTGTGGCCCTGGAAGGCCTGGGGCGCGGTCAATGGCTGCTCCACCCCGACCTGCACGCGCCCGCCGCCCGGCTGGACGCCCGCCTGCGCCTGCGGCCCGACGCGCCGCGTGCGCTGGACGGTGCCGTCCCCACCCGGTGGCGTGTGTACCTCGGCACGGCCGCGGTCGGCGCACGGGTGCTGCCGCTGTCGCCGCGCCGGCTGGTGCCGGGCGAGAGCGGGCTGGTGCAGTTGCTGCTCGACGCGCCGGTGGCCGCGCTGCACGGCGACCGCTTCGTGCTGCACGACACCGCCGCCCAGGCCCTCGTCGGCGGCGGGCGGGTGCTGGACAGCGAACCGCCGCGCCGCGGCCGCGCCAGCGACGCCCGGCTGGCGGAATTGCAGGCGCTGGACCACGACGATGCGGCCGCCGCGCTGGCCGGCCTGCTGGCCGCCCGGCCGCAGGGGGTGGACCCGCAGGCCTTCGCCCGCCAGCGCAACCTCGACCCGTCGGCGTTGGACGACCTTCGCGCCAGCCAGCCCATCGAAGCGGTGGCCACGTCGCACGGCCCGCGCTGGCTGCACGCGGACCGCTGGCGGCAGTTGCAGCGGTCGCTGACCGACGCGCTGGACGCCTGGCATGCCGAACGGCCGGACAGCCGCGGGCCGAGCGAGGCCGTGCTGCTGAAGGCCGTGCAGGACCCGGCGGCGCAGGGCCAGGACCGGCCGCTGCGCCTGGCCGCGCTGCAGGCCGCACTGGCCGCCGGCGCCATCGAACGCGACGGCTTCGCCCTGCGGCGGCCCGGCCACGTCGCCCGGCTGGCCGAGGCCGACGCCCGCCTGCTGGCCGAACTGCACCGCGTGATGGCGCCGATGGGCCTTCGCCCGCCGCCGCTGGGCGACCTGGCGGCGCTGCTGCAGCGACCGGTGCCCGACACGCTGCAGGCGCTGCAGCGGCTGTGTGACCTCGGCCACCTGGTGCAGGTGGCCCGCAACCGCTACTTCCTGCCGGAGACGGTGGACGCGCTGATGGCGGTGGCGCGGGACACCGCGGCCTCGGCGCCCGACGGCCGCTTCGATGCGGCCAGCTTCCGCGACCGCTCGGGGGTGGGCCGCAACCTCAGCATCCAGCTGCTGGAGTTCTTCGACCGCATCGGCTTCACCCGCTACGCCAGGGAGCGGCGAACGATCCGATGAGGGCGTGCGGCAAAAGCGATGGCGGAAGGGAATGGGAGTCGAACCCACCCGGCGGCGCGTGGCGCCACCCACCGGGTTTGAAGCCCGGCCGACCCACCAGGATCGTTTCCCCTCCACATGCCGCCGGACCGTTTCGGCGCGGCGGCGAGGCGCATGGTAAGGGCAGTGGCGAGCCGCCGCTGGCGCCGCGCCGGCGGCGTTTCACGCCACGGAGGCGCCGTCTGTCGCGTCGGCCGGGCGTCGCGACACGCCGCTCGGCACGATGGCGCCCATGTCATCCCAGGAGCCCGCCATGTCACCCGCCTCAGACCTCGCCCATGTCGATCCTGCCCTGCTGGCCCGCGCCCGCCGGCGCTTGGGGCTGAAGAAGGGGCTGGCCGTCCATGCCACGGTCTATCTGCTGGTCAACGCCGGCCTGCAGCTGATCGACGCGCTGA
The sequence above is a segment of the Aquabacterium sp. J223 genome. Coding sequences within it:
- the selB gene encoding selenocysteine-specific translation elongation factor, which codes for MIVATAGHVDHGKTTLVHALTGVRTDRLPEERRRGMTIEPGHAHLDLPTGRSVSLVDVPGHADFLRQAVAGLAAVDAVLLVIACDDGPRRQTHDHLALLDLLGVHRGAVVLNKADRVDAGRMATLQAEVDALLAGSPLQSAPRLMVSATTGQGLDGLRTLVDDWAASPPVTRPGARFRFAVDRAFRPPGLGTVVTGTVLSGAVRPGDAPVLSPDGTPVRVRSLQRHGQATDRAEAGERCALALAGVALEGLGRGQWLLHPDLHAPAARLDARLRLRPDAPRALDGAVPTRWRVYLGTAAVGARVLPLSPRRLVPGESGLVQLLLDAPVAALHGDRFVLHDTAAQALVGGGRVLDSEPPRRGRASDARLAELQALDHDDAAAALAGLLAARPQGVDPQAFARQRNLDPSALDDLRASQPIEAVATSHGPRWLHADRWRQLQRSLTDALDAWHAERPDSRGPSEAVLLKAVQDPAAQGQDRPLRLAALQAALAAGAIERDGFALRRPGHVARLAEADARLLAELHRVMAPMGLRPPPLGDLAALLQRPVPDTLQALQRLCDLGHLVQVARNRYFLPETVDALMAVARDTAASAPDGRFDAASFRDRSGVGRNLSIQLLEFFDRIGFTRYARERRTIR